From a region of the Candidatus Edwardsbacteria bacterium genome:
- a CDS encoding RidA family protein, which translates to MRQVIKTDKAPAAIGPYSQGIEFDSKLVFTSGQIPLDPKTGQMVEGDIKVQTKQVLENLKAVLEAGGSNLKKVIKCTVFLADMNDFAAMNEVYGEYFNQAPPARSAFQVARLPKDAKIEIEAIGEI; encoded by the coding sequence ATGCGTCAGGTGATCAAAACTGACAAGGCCCCGGCGGCCATAGGGCCCTATTCCCAGGGCATCGAGTTCGACAGCAAGCTGGTCTTCACATCCGGGCAGATCCCACTGGACCCCAAGACCGGGCAGATGGTCGAGGGCGACATCAAAGTTCAGACCAAACAGGTGCTGGAGAACCTAAAAGCGGTGCTGGAGGCCGGCGGCTCAAATCTCAAAAAGGTCATCAAGTGCACGGTGTTCCTGGCCGACATGAACGATTTCGCCGCCATGAACGAGGTCTATGGCGAGTATTTCAACCAGGCCCCGCCGGCCCGTTCGGCCTTTCAGGTGGCCCGGCTTCCCAAGGACGCCAAAATTGAGATAGAGGCGATTGGGGAAATCTAA
- the xerD gene encoding site-specific tyrosine recombinase XerD, with translation MNNNTELLDRFLGHLTVERGLSANSIDAYSRDLRRYLDSLETQGITDPSKILRRHISQFLSQLAGYGLSPGSLSQNISAVRGFHRFLVGEGLCKTDPTENLDSPKLAKKLPDVLDTTEIDALMSQPDTSRPLGLRDRAMLEVIYACGLRISELLGLKQSDLAFDQGYIRCFGKGSKERVVPVGKTARHWTEKYREGSRPALIKKFATDVLFLNNRGRPMSRMGFWKLLKAYAQKAGIKKRVHPHILRHSFATHLLEGGADLRSVQEMLGHADISTTQIYTHVDREYLKEVHRQFHPRG, from the coding sequence ATGAATAACAATACGGAACTGCTGGACAGGTTTTTGGGCCACCTGACGGTGGAGCGGGGGCTTTCGGCCAACAGCATAGATGCCTACTCCCGCGACCTGCGCCGGTATCTGGATTCCCTGGAAACCCAGGGGATAACCGATCCCTCCAAGATATTGCGCCGCCATATATCGCAATTCCTCTCCCAACTGGCGGGATACGGGCTCTCTCCCGGCAGTCTGTCTCAGAATATTTCAGCGGTGAGGGGGTTTCACCGCTTTTTGGTTGGAGAGGGGCTCTGCAAAACCGACCCCACCGAGAATTTGGATTCGCCAAAGCTGGCCAAGAAACTTCCCGATGTTCTGGACACCACGGAGATCGACGCTCTGATGTCCCAGCCGGACACATCAAGGCCGCTGGGTTTACGGGATCGTGCCATGCTGGAGGTGATCTATGCCTGCGGCCTGAGAATATCGGAACTGCTGGGTCTCAAGCAGTCCGACCTGGCCTTCGACCAGGGATACATCCGCTGTTTCGGCAAGGGATCCAAGGAGCGGGTGGTGCCCGTGGGAAAGACCGCCCGGCACTGGACCGAAAAATATCGGGAAGGCTCCCGGCCGGCTCTGATCAAAAAATTCGCCACCGATGTGCTGTTTCTGAATAACCGGGGCCGGCCGATGTCCCGGATGGGTTTTTGGAAACTGCTCAAAGCCTACGCCCAAAAGGCCGGGATCAAAAAACGGGTGCATCCCCATATACTCAGACACAGCTTTGCCACTCACCTTTTAGAGGGCGGGGCCGATCTGCGCTCGGTGCAGGAGATGCTGGGCCATGCCGATATCTCCACTACTCAGATATACACCCATGTGGACCGGGAGTATTTAAAGGAAGTACACAGACAATTTCATCCCAGAGGATAA